The following proteins are encoded in a genomic region of Cryptomeria japonica chromosome 11, Sugi_1.0, whole genome shotgun sequence:
- the LOC131077143 gene encoding uncharacterized protein LOC131077143 produces MDHMLKKGATIDWIADVVDVFVAIKRAITEASVLISPDFAKPFLIFYFASLHTVAVVLLQKNAYGHEKPIAYYRKSLSPMEVGAEVIAYVPNAVVKDVLRQTEVTGRRCRWINQIQEFSIDIKITQVVKGHGLVKFIAEEDMEEAQVNGVGLEETNLSIENTSWKCEACQKFSGKIKYQGALPLRPMHVEEPFQQWGLNLIGQITNHSSGGHRWILVAIDYLTKWVEAIPTKQATSRVVIKFMMENIITRFGVPARIITDNSMCFRSEELDTFYEEYDIKVSHSPPYNPQANGQAKSSNKNILKIIKKILGHNKRAWDSKLNLALWANRITVKKSMGKSPFELVYGKQATFPLDNLLPVHKFMIQEGIGNVHPLQERFEQLVELDEVRTEAQK; encoded by the exons ATGGATCATATGCTGAAGAAAGGAGCTACAATAGATTGGATTGCTGATGTAGTGGATGTGTTTGTTGCCATTAAAAGGGCAATCACTGAGGCGTCTGTCCTGATATCACCAGACTTTGCTAAACccttcttgattttttattttgcttcTCTTCACACCGTGGCAGTCGTGTTACTACAAAAGAATGCATATGGTCACGAGAAGCCTATTGCTTACTATAGAAAGTCTCTGTCACCCATGGAG GTTGGTGCGGAGGTAATTGCCTATGTCCCTAATGCAGTGGTGAAAGACGTTCTTAGACAAACTGAAGTGACAGGGAGAAGGTGTAGATGGATTAACCAAATTCAGGAATTTAGTATTGATATTAAGATAACACAAGTTGTAAAGGGACATGGATTGGTCAAGTTCATAGCCGAAGAAGACATGGAAGAGGCTCAAGTAAATGGAGTAGGGTTGGAAGAAACTAACCTTAGTATTGAAAATACATCTTG GAAGTGTGAGGCGTGCCAGAAGTTTTCAGGGAAAATTAAATACCAAGGGGCATTGCCTCTAAGACCTATGCATGTGGAAGAACCTTTCCAACAATGGGGCCTAAATTTAATTGGACAGATAACAAATCATTCGAGTGGAGGGCACAGGTGGATATTGGTGGCCATTGACTAccttactaaatgggtagaggcaatccctACCAAACAAGCTACTAGTAGGGTGGTGATTAAATTCATGATGGAGAACATTATTACCAGGTTTGGTGTCCCTGCAAGAATAATTACTGATAACAGTATGTGCTTTAGATCCGAAGAACTTGATACTTTCTATGAGGAATATGACATTAAGGTATCACACTCACCCCCATACAATCCTCAGGCCAATGGACAGGCAAAATCTAGTAATAaaaacattcttaagatcattaaGAAAATACTTGGACATAACAAAAGggcttgggattcaaagttgaatttAGCACTTTGGGCAAATAGAATTACAGTAAAAAAATCTatgggaaagtctccatttgaattagTGTATGGAAAACAAGCCACATTTCCTCTTGACAACCTGCTACCAGTCCATAAATTCATGATTCAAGAAGGAATCGGTAATGTTCATCCTCTACAGGAGAGGTTTGAACAATTGGTTGAGTTAGATGAGGTTAGAACCGAAGCACAGAAGTGA